A window of the Myxocyprinus asiaticus isolate MX2 ecotype Aquarium Trade chromosome 11, UBuf_Myxa_2, whole genome shotgun sequence genome harbors these coding sequences:
- the LOC127448143 gene encoding peptidyl-prolyl cis-trans isomerase-like 1, translated as MAGIPPDSWQPPTVLVETTMGTIMLELYWNHAPKTCKNFAELGRRGYYNNTKFHRIIIDFMVQGGDPTATGHGGASIYGKQFEDEMHPELRFTGAGILAMASAGPDTKGSQFFLTLASTQWLDGKHNIFGRVCQGIGVLNRIGMVETNSQDRPVDDIKILRVTLPN; from the coding sequence ATGGCTGGGATACCACCAGATTCTTGGCAACCACCCACTGTATTGGTGGAAACAACAATGGGAACTATCATGCTGGAACTGTACTGGAATCACGCACCAAAAACGTGCAAGAATTTCGCAGAGTTGGGCAGAAGAGGATATTACAACAACACAAAGTTCCATCGCATCATCATTGACTTCATGGTTCAAGGAGGCGATCCAACAGCAACAGGTCATGGAGGTGCATCTATATATGGCAAGCAGTTTGAGGATGAAATGCATCCAGAGTTGAGGTTCACTGGTGCTGGAATTCTTGCAATGGCCAGTGCGGGACCAGATACAAAAGGAAGCCAATTCTTCCTAACATTGGCTTCCACACAGTGGCTGGATGGGAAACACAATATTTTTGGACGGGTCTGTCAGGGCATTGGAGTTCTTAATCGAATTGGCATGGTTGAAACCAATAGTCAGGACCGGCCTGTAGATGACATTAAAATTCTCAGAGTGACTTTACCTAACTAA